One Streptomyces sp. NBC_00223 genomic window carries:
- the hemB gene encoding porphobilinogen synthase: MSSRYGEFPVARPRRLRTTPAMRRLVAETRLNAAELILPMFVREGIREPVAISSMPGVFQHTRDTLRKAASEAAEAGVGGLMLFGVPEVKDAVGSQGTDPEGILQVAIRDVVAEVGDALVVMSDLCLDEYTDHGHCGVLDEAGRVDNDATLERYAEMAQVQADAGVHVVGPSGMMDGQVGVIRDALDEIGREDVAILAYTAKYASSFYGPFREAVNSSLEGDRNTYQQNPANFRESMRELALDLDEGADMVMVKPALPYLDVLRKVADAVDVPVAAYQISGEYAMVEAAAANGWIDRDRTIMETLTSIRRAGANMILTYWATEVAQRL; the protein is encoded by the coding sequence ATGAGCAGCCGCTACGGCGAATTCCCCGTCGCGCGCCCGAGGCGCCTCCGTACGACCCCCGCCATGCGCCGCCTCGTCGCGGAGACCCGGCTGAACGCCGCCGAGCTGATCCTCCCGATGTTCGTCCGCGAGGGCATCCGCGAGCCCGTCGCGATCTCCTCCATGCCCGGTGTGTTCCAGCACACCCGCGACACCCTGCGCAAGGCCGCCTCCGAGGCGGCCGAAGCCGGCGTCGGCGGCCTGATGCTCTTCGGCGTGCCCGAGGTCAAGGACGCCGTCGGCAGCCAGGGCACCGACCCGGAGGGGATCCTTCAGGTCGCCATCCGGGACGTCGTCGCCGAGGTCGGCGACGCGCTCGTGGTGATGTCGGACCTGTGCCTGGACGAGTACACCGACCACGGTCACTGCGGCGTGCTCGACGAGGCCGGCCGGGTGGACAACGACGCGACGCTGGAGCGTTACGCCGAGATGGCCCAGGTCCAGGCCGACGCGGGCGTCCATGTCGTGGGCCCGTCGGGCATGATGGACGGCCAGGTCGGTGTGATCCGCGACGCACTGGACGAGATCGGCCGCGAGGACGTGGCGATCCTGGCGTACACCGCGAAGTACGCCTCGTCCTTCTACGGTCCCTTCCGGGAGGCGGTCAACTCCTCGCTCGAGGGCGACCGCAACACGTATCAGCAGAACCCCGCGAACTTCCGTGAGTCGATGCGCGAACTCGCCCTCGACCTGGACGAGGGCGCCGACATGGTGATGGTCAAGCCGGCGCTGCCGTATCTTGACGTACTCCGGAAGGTCGCCGACGCTGTGGACGTACCGGTGGCCGCCTACCAGATCTCGGGGGAGTACGCGATGGTCGAGGCCGCCGCCGCGAACGGCTGGATCGACCGTGACCGTACGATCATGGAGACCCTGACGTCCATCCGCCGCGCCGGTGCGAACATGATCCTGACGTACTGGGCCACCGAAGTCGCCCAGCGGCTTTAG
- a CDS encoding DUF262 domain-containing protein codes for MNTAGLDTQPSADTYELDDLIPRAWAGQVRVPHFQRSFRWGTDDVLRLFDSIVRGYPIGSLLLWVRHSPAGRITLGALSIDAQESENALWVVDGQQRITSLANALHPEGNLHAPFNVFYDLAEKSFIARPAHPQPHQIAVHVLFDLDALLDYFDTTGKSAKEYFPVARQIAKRLRQFKIPVYLVKQEDQDVLTDIFDRMNNFGKRLSRAEIFSSLFAGDEEGADDRLTIASIAAQVDGLTGFGIIDDDTVLHAMLARRGPDPSREIRLEFDDTRRRTKSDFPGESRDTAYAEGMKALLRAVTFLQETGGVPHLSMVPYKALIVVFARFFAHFPEPEERHLQLLRRLYWRVVLAGPAVFKGSFTSLARVLCSCIYPQDEQRSVRDLLHSMKDATPYVPSAQRFRTNEAVSKIILCSWWELRPRSPFTGEAYDFGDLAGALVDRTTAADLVYRIFPRGIDPSLRFWAANRLFLPSATDPAQEFPARFTQRPLALDDTAWDAVLHSYCLDDEAVRHLRAGDAEGFLRKRQQIVEAQLENFLSRMAEWEYEDTPALQELDFDSDADDADEWTELPDATG; via the coding sequence ATGAATACTGCGGGTCTCGACACCCAGCCCAGCGCTGACACATATGAACTCGATGACCTGATTCCGCGTGCGTGGGCCGGCCAGGTGCGGGTGCCGCATTTTCAGCGGAGCTTCCGCTGGGGGACCGACGATGTGCTGCGACTTTTCGACAGCATCGTCCGGGGCTATCCGATCGGCAGCCTTCTTCTTTGGGTGCGGCATTCCCCCGCCGGGCGCATTACGCTCGGCGCGCTGTCCATCGACGCCCAGGAGTCCGAGAACGCACTGTGGGTGGTGGACGGACAGCAGCGCATCACCAGCCTCGCCAACGCCCTCCACCCCGAGGGAAATCTCCACGCGCCGTTCAATGTCTTCTACGACCTGGCGGAGAAGAGCTTCATCGCGCGTCCGGCGCATCCGCAGCCCCATCAGATCGCTGTACATGTTCTTTTCGACCTCGACGCGCTCCTCGATTACTTCGACACCACGGGCAAGAGCGCCAAGGAGTATTTCCCGGTCGCCCGACAGATCGCCAAGCGGCTGCGGCAGTTCAAGATCCCGGTGTATCTGGTCAAGCAGGAGGACCAGGACGTCCTCACCGACATCTTCGACCGGATGAACAACTTCGGAAAGCGGCTGAGCCGGGCGGAGATCTTCTCCTCGCTGTTCGCCGGTGACGAGGAGGGGGCCGACGACCGGCTCACCATCGCCAGTATCGCCGCGCAAGTTGACGGGCTCACCGGCTTCGGCATTATCGACGACGACACCGTGCTGCACGCGATGCTGGCTCGCCGCGGACCCGACCCCTCCCGTGAGATCCGGCTGGAGTTCGACGACACGCGACGCCGTACGAAGTCGGACTTCCCGGGGGAGAGCCGGGACACCGCGTATGCCGAGGGAATGAAGGCGCTCCTCCGCGCTGTCACTTTTCTGCAGGAGACCGGCGGGGTTCCGCACCTCTCCATGGTGCCGTACAAGGCGCTGATTGTTGTATTCGCGCGGTTCTTCGCGCATTTTCCCGAGCCGGAAGAGCGGCATCTGCAACTGCTGCGCCGCCTTTACTGGCGCGTGGTGCTGGCCGGACCGGCGGTCTTCAAGGGGAGCTTCACATCCCTCGCCCGTGTGCTGTGTTCCTGCATTTATCCGCAGGACGAGCAGCGTTCGGTGCGGGATCTGCTGCATTCGATGAAGGACGCGACGCCCTATGTCCCGAGTGCGCAGCGGTTCCGTACCAATGAGGCGGTGTCGAAGATCATTCTGTGCTCGTGGTGGGAGCTTCGTCCGCGTTCGCCGTTCACCGGAGAGGCGTACGACTTCGGGGACCTCGCCGGCGCGCTCGTCGACCGGACGACGGCAGCCGATCTGGTGTATCGGATCTTCCCCCGCGGTATCGACCCCTCGCTCAGATTCTGGGCCGCGAACCGACTGTTCTTGCCCAGCGCCACCGATCCCGCGCAGGAATTCCCGGCGCGATTCACTCAGCGGCCGCTTGCCCTCGACGACACTGCCTGGGACGCCGTCCTTCACTCCTACTGCCTCGACGACGAGGCTGTCCGACATCTCAGAGCCGGTGACGCCGAAGGGTTTCTGCGGAAGCGGCAGCAGATCGTCGAGGCCCAGCTGGAGAACTTCCTGTCGCGCATGGCGGAGTGGGAGTACGAGGACACCCCCGCGCTCCAGGAACTGGACTTCGACAGTGACGCGGACGACGCCGACGAATGGACCGAGCTGCCCGATGCCACCGGATGA
- a CDS encoding type II toxin-antitoxin system HipA family toxin gives MPPDEKFHAVLLHGKRIGTLCQKGDYTRFVLNDAYLNDSRRPVLGLYFEENLGKPYASALRLPPWFSNLLPEGPLREWIAHDREVSLDREMELLAQVGHDLPGAVQVMPAEGPDEEWHWPDGERSGGSGARSALHQDTPWRFSLAGVALKLSMLAQGDRLTVPAGAEHGDWLVKFPDYRHPDVPRNEFAMMSLARSVGIRAPEVRLVHRDELGHVPDRMWPNGEVWAYGVRRFDRLPDDHRTAVHIEDFAQVRNKYPGPVEKYRSSFETVAAIAYRGSDLEALREAVRRIAFSVVIGNGDAHLKNWSLIYPDQRVPTLSPVYDLVSTVGYAPADEPENLGLKLDGSKRFETVRRASFSRLEARLDQRLGVTGAHLSDVAVEVTERVRAHWPEHRDILAATPGLLESIDRWITTRVGILLASG, from the coding sequence ATGCCACCGGATGAGAAGTTCCATGCCGTGCTGCTTCACGGCAAGCGCATCGGGACGCTCTGCCAGAAAGGCGACTACACCCGGTTCGTGCTCAACGACGCCTACCTCAACGACAGTCGCCGACCTGTTCTCGGGCTCTACTTCGAGGAGAACCTGGGCAAGCCGTACGCGTCGGCGCTCCGTCTGCCGCCGTGGTTCTCCAACCTGCTCCCCGAGGGGCCGCTGCGCGAGTGGATCGCGCACGACCGCGAGGTCTCCCTGGACCGGGAGATGGAGCTCCTCGCCCAGGTCGGCCACGATCTTCCCGGCGCGGTCCAGGTCATGCCCGCTGAGGGTCCCGACGAGGAATGGCACTGGCCGGACGGTGAACGGTCCGGCGGGTCCGGCGCCCGGAGCGCACTTCACCAGGACACCCCGTGGCGTTTCTCCCTTGCCGGAGTGGCGCTGAAGCTGTCCATGCTCGCGCAGGGCGACCGTCTGACCGTGCCGGCGGGCGCCGAGCACGGGGACTGGCTGGTCAAGTTCCCGGACTACCGGCACCCCGACGTTCCCCGCAACGAGTTCGCCATGATGTCGCTGGCCCGTTCCGTGGGCATTCGGGCGCCCGAGGTACGCCTTGTCCACCGCGACGAACTCGGTCATGTACCGGACCGCATGTGGCCGAACGGCGAGGTATGGGCCTACGGCGTCCGCCGTTTCGACCGGCTGCCGGACGACCACCGTACCGCTGTGCACATTGAGGACTTCGCACAGGTGCGGAACAAATATCCGGGGCCGGTGGAGAAGTACCGGAGCAGCTTCGAAACGGTCGCGGCCATCGCGTATCGCGGGAGCGATCTGGAGGCACTGCGCGAGGCCGTACGCCGTATCGCTTTCTCGGTGGTGATCGGAAACGGTGACGCTCACCTCAAGAACTGGTCGCTGATCTATCCCGATCAGCGGGTGCCGACGCTCTCACCTGTGTACGACCTGGTTTCGACCGTCGGCTACGCGCCTGCGGACGAGCCCGAGAACCTGGGGCTGAAGCTGGACGGAAGCAAACGCTTCGAGACCGTGCGCAGGGCTTCCTTCTCCCGACTTGAAGCACGTCTCGACCAGCGACTCGGAGTGACCGGAGCGCATCTCTCCGACGTGGCCGTCGAGGTGACGGAGCGGGTGCGGGCCCACTGGCCGGAGCATCGGGATATCCTCGCAGCCACCCCTGGTCTGCTGGAATCGATCGATCGGTGGATCACCACGCGGGTGGGCATTCTCCTGGCCTCCGGCTGA
- a CDS encoding DUF4253 domain-containing protein: MAMLPNPLPRLADDPTGATLGLDLPPGTLIDATEDGPRPETVLWHANGPAAPGAWSELLAARSVGLLPVLVESDKQLGGKFSDWDLEPGMMSYPGDHDPEEVLAGFWTCYTGDEDVEDENTGELLAPYGQEWPGLAEEPETFDAEPDDRAAEITASMVETGWLDDPRIALVHARRSADIPAAIGWTGPLNHENDVARLCAVLRSWEDRYGIRVIALSVDRLTVSVAAPPATLEEAEALAAEHFAFCPDNITQGNQESLREYARKAVLGMHAWNFWWD; the protein is encoded by the coding sequence ATGGCGATGCTCCCCAACCCCCTGCCCCGCCTCGCGGACGACCCGACCGGCGCGACGCTCGGCCTGGACCTGCCCCCGGGTACCCTGATCGACGCCACGGAGGACGGGCCCCGGCCCGAAACCGTCCTGTGGCACGCCAACGGCCCTGCGGCGCCCGGCGCGTGGTCGGAGCTGCTGGCCGCGCGGTCGGTCGGCCTCCTGCCCGTCCTCGTCGAGAGCGACAAGCAGCTCGGCGGGAAGTTCTCCGACTGGGACCTCGAACCCGGGATGATGTCGTATCCGGGCGACCACGACCCCGAGGAGGTCCTCGCGGGCTTCTGGACCTGCTACACGGGTGACGAGGACGTCGAGGACGAGAACACAGGCGAGTTGCTCGCCCCTTACGGCCAGGAGTGGCCGGGCCTCGCCGAGGAACCGGAGACCTTCGACGCCGAACCGGACGACCGGGCCGCGGAGATCACCGCCTCGATGGTCGAGACCGGCTGGCTGGACGACCCCCGGATCGCCCTCGTCCACGCCCGCCGCAGCGCCGACATCCCGGCCGCGATCGGCTGGACCGGCCCGCTCAACCACGAGAACGACGTGGCCCGCCTCTGCGCCGTCCTGCGCTCCTGGGAGGACCGCTACGGCATACGCGTCATCGCGCTGTCCGTCGACCGCCTCACCGTCTCGGTCGCGGCCCCGCCCGCCACCCTGGAGGAGGCCGAGGCCCTGGCCGCCGAGCACTTCGCCTTCTGCCCCGACAACATCACCCAGGGCAACCAGGAATCACTGCGCGAGTACGCCCGCAAGGCCGTACTCGGCATGCACGCCTGGAACTTCTGGTGGGACTGA
- a CDS encoding SDR family NAD(P)-dependent oxidoreductase, producing the protein MSEQSPTALVTGATSGIGRAVAVRLAKDGFTVIAVGRDAERGAATVDTITGAGGRARFVAADLTSPDDITRLARDAGDIDVLVNNAGKSVWAPTEELSVEDFDAMFAGNVRAPFLLVAAFAPAMAAKGAGSIVNISSMAGSFGLTAGAAYGATKAAVNSLTQAWTAEYSPRGVRVNSVAPGPVYTRPEGRALFDALGATTAMGRAAQPEEIAEVVAFLASPAAGYVTGAIVAVDGGRTAI; encoded by the coding sequence ATGTCGGAGCAGTCCCCCACCGCCCTCGTCACCGGCGCCACCTCCGGCATCGGCCGCGCCGTCGCCGTACGCCTCGCGAAGGACGGCTTCACCGTGATCGCCGTCGGCCGTGACGCCGAACGCGGCGCCGCCACCGTCGACACGATCACCGGCGCCGGCGGCCGCGCCCGCTTCGTCGCCGCCGACCTCACCTCGCCCGACGACATCACGCGCCTGGCCCGCGACGCCGGCGACATCGACGTCCTGGTCAACAACGCAGGGAAATCCGTCTGGGCCCCGACCGAGGAGCTGTCGGTCGAGGACTTCGACGCGATGTTCGCGGGCAACGTCCGCGCGCCCTTCCTCCTCGTGGCCGCCTTCGCGCCCGCGATGGCCGCCAAGGGCGCCGGCAGCATCGTGAACATCAGCAGCATGGCGGGCAGCTTCGGACTCACCGCGGGCGCCGCGTACGGCGCCACCAAGGCCGCCGTCAACTCGCTGACGCAGGCGTGGACCGCCGAGTACAGCCCACGGGGTGTCCGGGTGAACTCGGTCGCGCCCGGGCCCGTCTACACCCGCCCGGAGGGACGCGCCCTGTTCGACGCGCTGGGAGCCACCACGGCGATGGGCCGGGCCGCCCAGCCGGAGGAGATCGCCGAGGTCGTGGCCTTCCTGGCGTCACCCGCGGCCGGGTACGTCACGGGCGCGATCGTGGCGGTGGACGGCGGCCGTACGGCGATCTGA